The Micromonas commoda chromosome 1, complete sequence region GTCAGCTGTCAACCCAGCGAAAGCGACACATATTTTGTCATCAACTGTTTGTATCTTCCGCATAGTTCTCGGATCTTGAAGTTTAGCGGTCGACTTTTTCTCAACTCCCAACACTACACAGTCTGTGCCACATACTCCTACGGCAAGTGTGCCCTTTCGAACGGCCTCCATAGCATATTCAACCTGTAGTATCACGCGGGTGGTGTTGTCAAGACTCTCTGAAGAGTACGACAGTTTTTATGATAACCCCAGCAGCAGCTGCGAAAGGGTGGATGGAGATCGTGAGCTCACCTGAAAGAGATGCCCGTCTGGGCTGAAGACAGTAATGGCTCCATCGTAGCGAGACATCTTCTTGGGCTTcttctcgacgacgcgcaaAGTGTTGCTTCTAGAATTGCCTTCTTTGTTGCGTATTCGGGAACAAGCAAGTGCGAGAGGACCACGAAGGCCAAAACGAGACTCAAAATGAAACGCTGGTATATGCGGCTGATGTCTTTATATATGCGGCATGCGCATCCACTTCAAAAAACAAACTTTTTATTGTTTATAATATATACACCTCCATTCGTAAGTTTCGTATTGCTCTAGTAGCTAGCTATGGATAGCTAGCTACTACATATACTAGGATTTTTTAGTACTTCTGTTTGGCTCAGTGGAAGATAGATACCTTCGAATGAAGgtaataccttcgaaggtaccttcgaaggtagaTAAATTTGATAGCTAGTAGATATAGGTGCGCGTGGGCAATTTTCCGGACTACCTTATTATttggtaccttcgtacgaaggaAGGTACCCTCGAAGGAAAGTGTTACGGCAAATGGATTTCGGGACTATTTTGGATTCAGGGTTGAttcagggtttagggtttatGCTGGCGCCTTTTacgccgcgcagggcgtcatcccgccgcttcgcggcgggaAAAGACGCTAAACCCCAAACTCAACACCAACCATAGCCTGGCGTGGGACCCTAAAGTCCGAGCGCGGCTTGTGGCAAGTCGCGCCACGGCACGCGCTTCGCGCGTCGTGTTCGAAAAAACCTGGCCAACAAAAAACGGGGTTGCCGTATTTTATGCATAGTCCCCAAAATCCATTTGCCGTAGTCCGGAAAACGTTTTAGCATAAAGGTGGGCCTGCCTGCCTGTGCGCCGTGACAAAATTCAAATTCATCCCTGTCTCTTTACCTGCGGGCACCGTTCGGCGTTGGCAGCGAGTGGCGGTCAGCGGGTTTATCCCACGCGAGCGCACGGCGATATCAGAGTGGCATATTTCGAAGGAGGGGCACGCTGCTAACACTTAGATATGGCACGTGTCGCAACATTCTATCCGAGAATAAGGAGTCGAACAAAGATAAAAAGAAAAAGTCTCCCGGGACTGCTTCGAAGGAACCATCAACAGTCGGGCTCGAAGTTATGCGTCAGGTCCGAGTGCACGGAGCCACGGCACGATGAGGTGGGTGGCAATCGATACACGTACACACGGAGGCGCGCTATCGCTAGTGGCTCGGCCATGGCGATTTCGACTTCAAATCATCCCGTCCCGTTGGATACTCGAAAGGCAGATGGCTCAACTCAATGTCCTCTATTCACAGCTTCAGCATCCGAGGCCGTGACCGAATGGTCATTATCAGACGGCGGGTCAAGGCTACACGTTCGGCACGACGGCACGATGATACTTGTTATGCCAGGTGTTGATTCAAGCCGACAACATCTCGCCTTAACTCTACCCGAAGGCGCTGTCAATATACCTGCTCGAGAACGGTCAACACACTTAGGCGCCCCTGAAGACGCGGCACTTTCTCTGTATTGGCCAGGCGGAATTTTCCTCAACGTCTGGTGTGCTTCATCCTCGTTCTCAAGTGAAACCAGAGATAAGTTTTCCCAGTGGACTCGCGGCATCGATGAGGGTTATTTAATAGAAGTTGTAATCGAAAGGAAGTCGTTAGAAGACCAAGCAGGTATCAAAGGCGCTGAGCTTTCACTGGAGCTCTCTCAGGATATCCATTGGTTTGGTGGTGCACACATGCTGCGCCAGATCTGGCCATTGGATCGAGCCCAGTGGGAGACGGGGCCCCTTTATCCTTTTGATCATGGCCCAAATGGGTTGGGGTCAGTTGTTGGTTGTCACTGGATGAGCAGCGCAGGCTCGATGGTCATAGCAGATCCAAGAACTCCCTTGCTTCATTTCGGGTTGAATTCCCCGGCAAGACTAACTGGATTAATTCCAAGATACTTTGGTGTCGGGGTCCAGCACCTTACTCAGCCCACACTTCCAGTCCTGAACCAGAGTAGTGGAGGTGCGGCAACAAGAGGAGATGGCAAAATGCGCATACAGTCACGTGTTGATTGGAATGACAGGTCTGTTCTGCACCCGTGGCAGTCCCTTGAACAGCCGATAAGTTATAGTGGCAACCGTGTGGACTCAATCCGAGGTGTTGACGGAGCGGTAGAGCCAAGCTCAACCGAAGACAGCGTTATTCTTCGTGTTGGACTGGCAGCTAAGCAACACATCCGAGCCGCAGCTTGGACTGCTCTTGGCTCCCTCCCTCTTCCAAAAAGACCACCGCCTGATGTTCTATTTAAGCGCTCAACATGGACAACTTGGGCAACTTCACATGCTGATGTCACTCAAAGGCAGGTTCTTGATCTTGCCACTGCCGTGATAGACAACGGGTTCATCCCAGGTGTGCTTGAGATTGATGATCGATGGCAGTCACGTTATGGTGACCTCGAATTCGATCCCGAGAAGTTCCCCAATCCGAAGAAATTAGTCGACGATCTCCATGACCTTGGATTCTTAGTCACCGTGTGGGTCATGCCATTTCTGCAGGAGGGCTCGGTAGCTTATGAGGAGGCCCGCGATCGTGGATATATTGTGGCAGGAAATGAACCCCCCTCAGTGCGTGAAGAAATATCTACTGGCAGCATAGGACAGAGAACTGGTTCGGCTATTAAGATCCTAGTTGATGAGTATGATTGGCCCCCGGGTCATTgggaaggcggaggaggaggagggagaCTGCGCGCAGGTCAGGTGCGATGGTGGGGCACTCAGCCTGTCTGGGTACTAGATCTCACTAACGAAATGGCCGTGGATTGGTTCGTTACACGTTTGAAACGTTTGCAAGATACAATGGGTATCGATGGATTCAAGTTTGACGCTGGAGAGCCATGTTTTATGCCCAGGGGGGCAGTAACAACTCGCCCTCTTCAGCATCCAGGAGAATACACACAGATATGGGTTAACGAAGTTGCCTCTCGCTTCCCAATATCTGAAGTTCGAAGTGCATATTTTACCACTGGATATTCCGGTCTGGTGCGGATGGGCGATCGAGATTCGGTGTGGGGACTTGATAATGGGTTGCAATCTTTGATACCTGCATTGCTAACGTCGTCTGTCTTGGGGTATCATTTTTGCTTGCCTGATATGGTTGGCGGAAATGCATACTGGGGCCAATATCCAGACACTGAACTCATCGTCCGGTGGGCGCAGGTTAGTATCATGATGCCATCTGTACAATGGTCAATCCCCCCATGGGATATAAGTGACACGGCCAGAACACTCTGTCTGGCGGCGGAACACGATCGTGAAAAGGTTTTATTACCGCGACTTTTACAACTCGCCGTCGAAGCCTCTACTTCGCTAGCGCCCATTTGCCGTCCGCTTTGGTGGTTAGATCCATTGGATAAGGAAACTTACGCCATTGACGATCAATTTGCAGTAGGCGATGATATCATCGTCGCTCCCGTAGTTGAAAAAGGtgcgcgctggaggaggctTTACTTGCCGATCGGTGAGTGGGTCGAGTGGGACCGTGATGTGCACGACATCATCGAAAAGTGCAATAGATATTGTGACGCACCGAACACTTTTCTTGGACCATGTTGGATTACCGTTGATGCCCCACTTGAAAAGCTCCCAATTTTCATCAAACTGGACAAAAGCTTATGGGATTGATAGTAAAGAGGGAAATTGCAATCAAAAGGAATTGTTTCTATTTGCTTTGCATATTTCTTTTCCACGAGGTCATTTCCTTTGAATCAAGACCCTCCCGAATCATGCTTGGTCACGGAGCCGATCATACGTGTGAGCTCGCTCATGATATTGGCTTCGTGATTTGTTGCAAGAAAACTGTTGCGTAATATTTCATCTTCCATGGTACTGCGAAAGACATTGCTCCTTTCACCGCAAATGCTTAGGTTTGTATGCTGAGAGGCATCAGCTAGAGTATAGCCGATATTAATGACCGGTTCCATGTGTCCTTTCCTGAAGCAGCGAACGGTTTTATCCTATGCAGGTGCCACATGATGTCATCGATGATGATCTCACCTGTGCTGAATTTCAGCACCATCATCCGCACTGCCGGTTATTGACAGTATGATTTGAGGCTGAAAGGTCAAGCGATGTTTTGATAGAAATGAGGATACCAAAAAAAGCATTAGTCTACTGAAATCAAATCGAATACCTTCTCATCGTCAACGCCACTTTCATTTCTGCGTTTGCATCTGGAAACTACTTTAGACTTCTGCGCAGGACATACTGTCAGTTCCAAAAGAAATTCTGAATAGAACTGAATTCTGGTTCCTTCACGGTTGACAAATTTTGGCTCAACAATCTGACGTTGGATTTCGTTAGAATTTCGGCCACATTACAATCTCGCGCATCCTTATTCAGCGACAGGGCGTTAATGATTTGATTGGATGAAATGAAAGCGACGAAAAGTTAATACACCTGAATAGCTGGATCCTGATCCAACGGGGTGCAAGAATGAACCATCACTTGCAGGGGGGCAGACCCCTGAATGGCTGTAGCGCGTTGAGCAGTTTCCTGTTGATGCTATGTTTCCTTTAGCTTTCCTGAAGAGACACAGTGGCGGATACCTGTGCCATATCAAAAGAATTGACATCATGTGACATGAGTTGCGGTCCAGTGTGCCGATCTGACACTGCCGAAAGGTTTTTGCAGTCGGAACACCTTCGGCAGTGGGAGAATGATCAGTTGTAAGAAGCCGGATGGAGCGTGTAGCAAACACCTGCAGATATCGGCGCAGAAAATTTTTGCTTGGAAACATTCACAATACTTCTTCAGGCAACTACTTTTTTTGCAGTGACACCCCTATCATCAGCGAAGCGCAGTCATACGGAGTGCAAGGAAAAAGCAAGAGAGGCTACTGCCTTATTGTGCCTGCCATCGAAGAGGATCCGTCCCATATTATTCGATGCGATCTTGGGACGAAACGCAATTAAATTTCGCTCAAGCACGGCTTCAACAGCTTCCTGGCGTTCATCCGCACTCTCAACGCTGTTGGAACAGTTTGTGCAGTTGCATCGTTCGCAATACAGTCCGGAAGAGAAGCACTCGCAATACCTGGCAAGTACAAGGTGCTCAGATGACGTTGTCAATTCAAATGAAATCATTAGACATCTATCGCGAAGCAAACGATGGACGTACAACTTCAAGCAACGCGAGTTTCGACAGTTGCAGCTTTTTCGTATCATCGTCCCACGGAGATGATGATGCCCTCCACTTGATTCGAAACGGCGTTCGATTACGACAATACAGAATCAGCAACCGAGAACGGCGGCACGGGGCACTTCACGGCCGCGTGCTTCCAAACGGTGAGTTTGTGGCTCGCCGGCTGGACTACAAATACAGGGTTGTCAGGTCGTTTGCCCCCGTGTGTACCGTGTAACACTTAACCCATAATATAAATAATCCACCCTAATTATATTATGTACGCATGAGGTAACTTTTAATAAAAGTATTCCGAAAATCGGGAATCGTGTTAGAGCAAACGGGTGACTGGTTAGGTCCGGATTTTTCCCGGAAATTCGCAACTGTTGGTCCTTGTTTGATGATATGAAAGATTAAATTCTATCTGACCGTCTCTACCGAAGTACAAAGGTCACGAGAGTGATGAACAATGTAAGAAGAATAAGTGCATTCCACGCTGCACCCTGGACCCCGTACATCGTGATGTTTGTCAGGACATTACCAACTTGAACCTTTTCGTCTTCACTCAAACCTGAAACATCATCGACGATAGGTGAAACAACACGTCCCTGGCGCTCAGCCCAAAAGAGCTCCTCCTTTGCCTTTGCGAGTCTAAGTTCGTTCATTTCCCTAAGCACCCGTTCGAGCCGGGCAGTGTCATCAGGGCCAGAAGGCGCACTACCTTGTAGTGCATCCTGATACACTCGCAACGCACGAAGATCATTTTGTGAGCCTGCAACGTTCCTCCGTATCAATTTCATGGACAGCCCCATTTCTTGGAGGTCTGACGTGTACATCTTGGTGACTGTAAGTAGATCGAAGGTACCTTTCTCCGCTTCCTCCGTGGTCCGTGCCGACCGCACGGAAATTTTATTTGTTGTCAGCTTGCAGATGTTGAGGCAAAAATTGTCACGAGCCAAGGCAGGTCGATTCATCCGAAGTGATGGAGTTAAGAACGCAGGTCGATCCACCCGAAGTGATGGAGTTAAGAATGCAGGTCGAGCCATCCGGAATAGTGGTTGTGGGAACGCAGGTCGAGCCACGAGCCATCCGGGATAGTGGTTGTGGGAGTCAAGTGAACCACCTTAAGCAGATTAGGCACGACGCTAGTTTCGATCGCGCGAAGGGTTAATGGGAAACAAGATATACTTGTCTGCGTTTTTACACACACAtatatacgaaggtattaaaTAACGTTCAAATGACCTGGTGACACTTAGCTTATCAATATCACATCATATGATATGTATTTATGATACTTTTATTAATATCAATGACATTTAATATTGTATTATCTTCATAATATATATGTAAAAGCTACCGAAAGGTAAGTTTCGAATGAAGGTAATAGTCTAATAAGTacttaccttcgtatttgggacgaggaacgccagtGACGAAGTCACGTTGAGTACCACATCCTATAGAATACCCAACTTTTTTCGACCTTTGTCACATtttattcgtcttctgattggtcgagagctcgatcattTGCAAAAGTTATAGACTAAACAACCGCACGGTCGTCGTTTGTTACTTTATTGCAGACTAACAAAACaacacgcgcgacgccttccgtgtctctcgacgacgactgttctgcgggacgtccttatcgttgcgcttggcgtgcacgtagtcgtcgtcctcacatGACGCCACTTGCAAACGAAGagtggacgccaaggcgtcttcCGATGAGGCGGTGatagacgtcgaagttgaccgatgtatcgatgaaaattcagcttcaaaccatAAATAAGTAGCCTTTCTCAATGCGTCTTTCACCGAGGCTTCACCGAAGCTTCATCgagactcgtcccaaatcaGCCTCCCGCGAACCAAATAAACGTTCCTGTTCATCAGTCTCACAGGGAGGCACCTTGCACGGATTAATAAGAAATTAAGACTGTTAGACCCTCGACTTATTAATTAACTTATGGTTTTAACTTGCTTGCTATTAATTCAATAACTCTCCTTATTATTCGGCTAGCCGATCTTACACGACCCCAACTCCCAaaatgtaacaatcacctggtatcgtttatcaagCTCGAAGGTCTATTCGTCCCATACATTGTCaacatttttgacaccattaaatcaagaacgatggtctagcGCTACATATAGTTGTCGACATTTTTAACACCGTTAAATTAAGAACGACGGTCTATCCGTCTCATACATTGTCGACATTTTTGATTTTTTAGCTCGAGAATCTTGAGTCAGTGTCCcatatagttgtcacacTATGTTTACTCATATAAACTACGTACGGGTATGGAAATCCTCTAACACATATGTCGTGTGTATGTGTAGCAGCAGCAGGTAAATAATGACGATACCATCTTCCGAACATATAtgtcgctcaccgcgggtcTCGCGTTTCGTGCGCGATTTCCCGCGAGAGAAAAACTCGTTGATTTTCTACGTGGCAACTATCATCAAGATtgcagctcctcgccgcaCGAGTGCACGAATGCGAAACCGGAGCCGCATGAAGCCACCAAACATGATGAAAGCGTTGTTAGCGAGAAGGAAGACATCATATTCGCTCTAGCACCCGGTGCTACACACATCGCTGCGGCATGCGGTTCGCGCTTTGTCATTTCTGCAACTTTGATGCATACGGGAACTTCTATCTCGGATGTATCATTATGCACTGCGGATGTACGCAAGGCAGGTGCCAGCGAACGTATCTCTGCAGTTTGCTGGGTTGGGTACCGCACCCGTCCTTGTAGAAGTCTCGAAAATTCCTCTGAACATGGATCCCCGGGCAGTGACCGTGATGACTTGTTCGTAGTCGTTGGCACAAGCATGGGCAATGTTAGCTTCTACACACCTGAAGCTCGTTTGCTGTTCTCCAAAAGTTTTGCACACGTTTCTCCAGAAGTTGGCAGCTCCACTGTGTGCCACGCAACACCGGTCCGTGCACTTCACCATCGAATCTCGCGCATTTCGCATTCACGCGCAGACGCCACCGAAGACCTAATAATCGTATTTGATGATATGGTTCTGCGTATGGATGCCGTGGAACTCCGATCTGTGACTCGACGAGCCTTTTTCACAGGGCTGAGTCTGTCGCGCGTGGAAGAGAAACCCTTGAAACATCAGGCTATCAAGAAAGCAGAATGTGTAGATGCGCCTGACGGTTATTCCCTGACACTCGCAAACGATATAGCAGCGAAGACACCTAATAATGAGACTTTAATTTTCAACTCTTCATTTTTGGCATTGACACGCTGGGGTCTATCCAAAGTAGCTCCTCTTGCAGATGCTTTTTGCATTGGCAAGCTTCAAGTAGAATTTGCACAGTCGGCATTATCATTGGACGCTGGGGCTAGACAAAAAAGAAGTACGTTGTATAGAGCAACCGGTATAATTGCTGCTGGTCGGGGTATTCATGACGGCCAGAACAAAGTTATCGCTTTCATGGCTACTCGCGTGGCCCAGGAGAATACATTGGAGGCAGTTACAACATTTGCTTCAAAGGCAGCATCATCGGCAGTGTCCGCAGTGACTAACATGGTGGACGGTGCTCTCCATTTTGCCGGTGCTATGTCGAACAACATCTCCATCTCCTATTTACTCCCCAAGGGAGTAGCAATCAATTCAGTTCCCAAATTGACATTCGAGGGCGTTTCTGCAAATGCGCATTCCTCAAGTGGGCATACCTGTGAAGACGAACAAGAAAAGTTATACAGCTTGGCGGGGTATTCACTCGATTCGTATTGCGCACTCATCGATTCAACTAGACGGGTGCAAAGGATCATCCCAGCACCGCGTGGCTCAATTTTTGCTACTATTGACACTCTCGGTCGTGTCGCAGTTTGGGATGCCGCCGTGCCCACGATGATTACAACAACACTGAGTTTAAAAGGGCGCAGGCACGCTGAAATAGCTTGGCTGGAGGTACCGCCACCGCCTAAGTGTACTGCGCAAATGGCACTTGGCAGGCTGTACATTGTCGTTCGTAGTCCACATCGGAACAAAGGAACCGTGGAACTTTGGGAAGTAGGAGGAGAACACGCCGGGATGGTGTCCGCCGTATACAAGAATGGGTGCAGCCGGAATGGCCCCGTCGATCTGAGGGCTTCGACTCTTCTGCAAGCTACATGCCCATTTGAAGCGTGCATAACACCACGTGACTCATCCAATCCGGCTATGTATTTTGAGGGAAATTCGCGTTGTTACATTTTTGCGAGGAATGGGGATTTGTACGAGATATTTGTATAATCACCACTACTGCTCCCAACAATTGGATTATCTTGAGACAGGATACTATGGTATGTCTGACATTCGAACTGTTGCTCACCACTTGTTCGAGTTTGAATGATGAGGAGTCCCAAGCCAAGACCACCTTGAGATTGCTTGCTCTGCTCAAGGTATCCTGTTTTGTTCATTGATTGATCAGCGAATTTATGCCGATGATTTTGCTAACTTATGATTTCATTCATTTGCTTTTGAAGGAAGGTTTTGAATCGGCCGTCGTCTCGATCAAATTATACACATGAGGTGACCGTCGGAATGACTCGACCCGATTGACCGCGAAGAATTTTTTTCAACAAGTCATTGTTGTACATTCTACACAATTGTAAATTAGAGTCTTCTCGCATGGCACAAATTGTTTTGTAACCAACTTTATGATTTCTTGCGAGCCGATTGCCCCAAGGACGCTCGCCACTGCATGCAATTCCCCACCACCACCTCTCACTGTTTCGCATATAAGATTATCTAAGAGGTGACCATTCAGATTATGGTCGCCGAGTATTTCGTCGGCAATCGTCTTCAATTTGATGAAATCGTCCTTCGAGCCGCGCACGGCATCAATTGCCGTGCCAGGCAACCGTCCATATCTATCAAAGAAAGCATCTGAAGCACACACCAGGACCAAATATGTCAAAGTAGACAATGGATAGTCCCACGCTCCCTGCGACGTTGACTTGATCTTATCCTCACGTACCAAGCTGCTATCCAAAGCCAAAGGGCGCCAGCGTAAGAATGCGGCATTGGATGCATACCTGCAAAAAGTACGGACTTCATCGGCAGTAATCTCATCCCTCTGTCGACCGGCACGCACGAGGGCCTCCTGGACGTAATGTTCCACAACTTTGGCATCTGAAGCTGCCTTTTCTTGGTATATTCGCTGCAATGTCACATAACAATCTGTCGTACATGTCATGTCTGGTATGCTTCCAACAAGAGGCATCATACCGCCGCTCTTTGCCAAAAACGCGGAAATACCGGAAATTTTGAACCAAAAAATCGGAGTAGACTGACAAAGATTTTTAGAAGCTAATTCTTCGAGTACCTTGACAAGAGTGGGTGATAGTGACTTCGGTTTACAAACATGCCGAACTGCATTAAGCGCTTCCTGGAAGTTTTCTTCATCATGCGTTCTGCGCATAGCAGATAGCATGTGCTTAAAGGCAGCTTGTTCACGTGTGTTGCTCGGAAGTTTACTATCATGTTCTGCTCGCCACTTGTCGCATGCTTGCAGAAGTAAGACAATAAACGGCACACCCTTAAAGGCAACGCCGTCAAGAGTATCAAGTTCGAATTGAGACACAAAATTACAGAGCTCTGGCCAAGGTTGTGTCAATCCGAGATCATGAATATTGTCCCCTGGGTTTGTATCAGTTATCACATGCTCTCTGATACAAAGTCGTAAGGTGCCGATGAATCCGAAGGATCGCATCACGATCATGATGATGTTTTGCTTCCGACATACAGAGTCTAGAGCCATCAGTGTCCTCATGGGCATCTGGGTTGCGATTACGATGGTAAAATCATGAAAGAAATCGGGATTGTCAGTTACGATGTCTTCTGGATCTTCATCTATGAACGACCCAACGACAGCAGCATTCAACTCTTTCaggtgggcggcgacggcctttGCCCTGCTCTCCCCAACATCTGTTGTGCTAAGCATGAAATTGTTCCCCAAGTCACGTGGCTTCACCGTATCTTTGTCTACTAAGGTAAAGGAGGCAATCCCTCCAAGCACAAGATTTTTAACAGTTTCGCATCCTGTGGGCCCACAATTCAATAGACATACTTTGCTCTCTTCGAGCTTTTTTTGCCAGTGTAAAGAGTCCCACACCACGACTGAAATCTTAAACCAGCGCACACAGGTGGCAAAGGGGGAGCGATTAGTTTCAGTGAGCTAGCGCGAGAGCGAAAGGCTTCAACGGGAAAATTCCATAGATTGCCCAACCCGTGCTCGCCCCAGATCCGAATTTGCCGGTCATATCGGCCGCCAACCATCTCACGAACTTTCGGCTACGCGAGCAGTTCTCTGTTCTTCGCTTGATGACTCGTTATCTTCCGCGATGGAGCCTCGATCAATGAGATTCATATAAATACCGTCGTACCGAACGAAGCGAAGGTACGAAACAGTGTTGATTATTATTTCAAAATCATACATGATGATATGATTTCGTACGAATATGAAAgtacgaacgaacgaaggtaagTTCTTACGcacgtacgaaggtacatatTTATATATATATAGTCATATTATgatacgaatgaaggtactAACTATTTAATGATAGACTATTGTATTTTTAAAATTGGTGAGTGTATTATTTAGACTATTATTAGTATCATATTAAAACCCTTATTAATTACCCCCGAAGGTAATACCTTTtggtcgggattcgtggtaaACACCTAGATTCTCAATCAATAATATAAAATCaaataccttcgaaggtacataCGAAgtaaggtaccttcgtaatattTTATTGTGATTATTAAaagttaccttcgtattacaTATATGTACTACTATATATAATGTTATCCACATTATTTGATATCTACACCACTATTTTTCCGAGAGCACCGCAAACATATCGGGCAATTCCATAATTGCCAGTCGCGCTGCGGCGTGCCGAGATCCAGATTCAAAACACCAAAATCGGCGTAAGCTTTTGGCGGATTTGAGCTGCAGACGGCAACGCAGGTCGCTGCAAATGTCGCGTAAACTACAAGGAAAACATCAACGAAAGGTGGGCGGTTGTTTCACCTATTTCCCGCCAATGAATGACGATGACGAAATTATGCAGGCGAAGAAACCAAGAAAAGAGTCTTCGAAGGTTATTGATGCGGACGGCTCGCAAGGTGAGCTTCCAACGTTGCGCGGCAGACATGATCGCTATCCTTAAAAGCGCATTTCATTTCTCCGCTGTCGACTGACCTGCTAGCCCCGAAACATTCCTTGGCAGACAGGAAGCGACGCAGATACAAGCCGGGAACGCTTGCCCTCAAAGAAATAAGAAAATTCCAAAAAAGCACCGAACTCTTGATACGCAAAGCGCCATTTTGCCGCCTCGTGAGTGACATGCAGACACATTTCCCCCGCTTCCATGGTCCTCGGGAACAACATTTTCGTCTTTCACCTTCTCCCAGAGCTGCCAGTACTTCTATTCACTTATAAACGAAATTTACAAACTCGTCGACACAGGTACGGGAAATTTCTAATGAAGTTTCACCAGAGCCCTTTCGTTACACGGCGGAGAGCCTTTTGGCGATTCAAGAAGCTACGGAGGACTTCCTCGTTCACCTTTTTGAAGACTGCAACCTGTGTGCGATTCATGCA contains the following coding sequences:
- a CDS encoding predicted protein, which encodes MSLTAGLAFRARFPAREKLVDFLRGNYHQDCSSSPHECTNAKPEPHEATKHDESVVSEKEDIIFALAPGATHIAAACGSRFVISATLMHTGTSISDVSLCTADVRKAGASERISAVCWVGYRTRPCRSLENSSEHGSPGSDRDDLFVVVGTSMGNVSFYTPEARLLFSKSFAHVSPEVGSSTVCHATPVRALHHRISRISHSRADATEDLIIVFDDMVLRMDAVELRSVTRRAFFTGLSLSRVEEKPLKHQAIKKAECVDAPDGYSLTLANDIAAKTPNNETLIFNSSFLALTRWGLSKVAPLADAFCIGKLQVEFAQSALSLDAGARQKRSTLYRATGIIAAGRGIHDGQNKVIAFMATRVAQENTLEAVTTFASKAASSAVSAVTNMVDGALHFAGAMSNNISISYLLPKGVAINSVPKLTFEGVSANAHSSSGHTCEDEQEKLYSLAGYSLDSYCALIDSTRRVQRIIPAPRGSIFATIDTLGRVAVWDAAVPTMITTTLSLKGRRHAEIAWLEVPPPPKCTAQMALGRLYIVVRSPHRNKGTVELWEVGGEHAGMVSAVYKNGCSRNGPVDLRASTLLQATCPFEACITPRDSSNPAMYFEGNSRCYIFARNGDLYEIFV
- a CDS encoding predicted protein yields the protein MVHSCTPLDQDPAIQDARDCNVAEILTKSNVRLLSQNLSTVKKSKVVSRCKRRNESGVDDEKPQIILSITGSADDGAEIQHRKGHMEPVINIGYTLADASQHTNLSICGERSNVFRSTMEDEILRNSFLATNHEANIMSELTRMIGSVTKHDSGGS
- a CDS encoding glycoside hydrolase family 31 protein (candidate a-glycosidase); translation: MRIQSRVDWNDRSVLHPWQSLEQPISYSGNRVDSIRGVDGAVEPSSTEDSVILRVGLAAKQHIRAAAWTALGSLPLPKRPPPDVLFKRSTWTTWATSHADVTQRQVLDLATAVIDNGFIPGVLEIDDRWQSRYGDLEFDPEKFPNPKKLVDDLHDLGFLVTVWVMPFLQEGSVAYEEARDRGYIVAGNEPPSVRWWGTQPVWVLDLTNEMAVDWFVTRLKRLQDTMGIDGFKFDAGEPCFMPRGAVTTRPLQHPGEYTQIWVNEVASRFPISEVRSAYFTTGYSGLVRMGDRDSVWGLDNGLQSLIPALLTSSVLGYHFCLPDMVGGNAYWGQYPDTELIVRWAQVSIMMPSVQWSIPPWDISDTARTLCLAAEHDREKVLLPRLLQLAVEASTSLAPICRPLWWLDPLDKETYAIDDQFAVGDDIIVAPVVEKGARWRRLYLPIGEWVEWDRDVHDIIEKCNRYCDAPNTFLGPCWITVDAPLEKLPIFIKLDKSLWD
- a CDS encoding predicted protein — translated: MVGGRYDRQIRIWGEHGQKKLEESKVCLLNCGPTGCETVKNLVLGGIASFTLVDKDTVKPRDLGNNFMLSTTDVGESRAKAVAAHLKELNAAVVGSFIDEDPEDIVTDNPDFFHDFTIVIATQMPMRTLMALDSVCRKQNIIMIVMRSFGFIGTLRLCIREHVITDTNPGDNIHDLGLTQPWPELCNFVSQFELDTLDGVAFKGVPFIVLLLQACDKWRAEHDSKLPSNTREQAAFKHMLSAMRRTHDEENFQEALNAVRHVCKPKSLSPTLVKVLEELASKNLCQSTPIFWFKISGISAFLAKSGGMMPLVGSIPDMTCTTDCYVTLQRIYQEKAASDAKVVEHYVQEALVRAGRQRDEITADEVRTFCRYASNAAFLRWRPLALDSSLVREDKIKSTSQGAWDYPLSTLTYLVLVCASDAFFDRYGRLPGTAIDAVRGSKDDFIKLKTIADEILGDHNLNGHLLDNLICETVRGGGGELHAVASVLGAIGSQEIIKLVTKQFVPCEKTLIYNCVECTTMTC
- a CDS encoding histone H3 (Histone H3, core histone required for chromatin assembly and chromosome function. ChromDB ID: HTR20102), whose amino-acid sequence is MSRKLQGKHQRKAKKPRKESSKVIDADGSQDRKRRRYKPGTLALKEIRKFQKSTELLIRKAPFCRLVREISNEVSPEPFRYTAESLLAIQEATEDFLVHLFEDCNLCAIHAKRVTIMPKDLQLARRIRGPIYGVSAY
- a CDS encoding predicted protein, whose translation is MARPAFLTPSLRVDRPAFLTPSLRMNRPALARDNFCLNICKLTTNKISVRSARTTEEAEKGTFDLLTVTKMYTSDLQEMGLSMKLIRRNVAGSQNDLRALRVYQDALQGSAPSGPDDTARLERVLREMNELRLAKAKEELFWAERQGRVVSPIVDDVSGLSEDEKVQVGNVLTNITMYGVQGAAWNALILLTLFITLVTFVLR